In Wolbachia endosymbiont of Spodoptera picta, a single window of DNA contains:
- a CDS encoding cation:dicarboxylate symporter family transporter produces the protein MLQLLTLLAVITSIVFFGHLVPMEVKAFLYSISLSIKEILLFIMPFIVFALIFSSVNNLKQSAIKFILLLIITIFLSNLASSLIAYSVGHFITQNTYSIQDITYEETIVPLWSFRIPALLSNFYALACGFVLSILVSTILPKKSKELSNKMSDLTLFILKTFLMPIIPMFVLGLALKMEHDQVLPIIFKDYSIIFIIISSATYLYVFLLYGAANSFKITSWIASIGNMIPSFITSMSTMSSNIAMPLTLEGSKKNVKQHDIASSVVPITASFHLVGDCFFIIILSMIMTFGGALSATDYVTFLLYFLLFKFAIVAVPAGGIMVMLPVLEKYLKFSPEMLSLITALYIVFDPVITSANVMGNGAFTMMFTKLYDKLK, from the coding sequence ATGTTACAATTACTAACCTTACTTGCTGTTATCACTTCGATTGTATTTTTTGGTCATCTAGTTCCAATGGAAGTGAAAGCCTTCTTGTATTCAATAAGCCTTAGTATAAAAGAGATCTTACTATTTATAATGCCTTTTATTGTTTTTGCATTAATCTTTAGTAGTGTTAACAATCTTAAGCAGTCGGCTATAAAGTTTATATTGTTACTTATTATAACGATTTTCTTGTCGAATCTAGCTTCAAGTTTAATAGCTTATTCTGTTGGGCATTTCATCACACAAAACACTTATTCAATACAAGATATAACATATGAAGAAACAATTGTTCCTTTATGGTCATTTAGGATACCTGCATTGCTTTCTAATTTTTATGCCCTTGCTTGTGGATTTGTGTTAAGCATATTAGTATCCACAATATTACCAAAAAAAAGCAAAGAGCTCTCGAACAAAATGTCAGATTTAACTCTCTTTATTTTGAAGACATTTTTGATGCCAATTATTCCAATGTTTGTACTTGGTCTTGCTTTAAAAATGGAACATGATCAGGTTTTACCCATAATATTTAAGGATTACTCAATAATTTTTATTATTATATCATCTGCAACCTACCTTTATGTTTTTCTCTTATATGGAGCAGCAAATTCATTTAAGATCACAAGTTGGATAGCTAGTATAGGCAATATGATACCTTCATTTATTACTTCAATGAGCACAATGTCTAGTAATATAGCTATGCCGCTTACTCTTGAAGGAAGCAAAAAAAATGTAAAGCAGCATGATATAGCATCGTCTGTTGTGCCAATAACTGCTAGCTTTCATTTAGTAGGTGATTGCTTTTTTATTATAATACTATCAATGATAATGACTTTTGGTGGTGCATTGTCTGCAACAGACTATGTGACTTTCCTTCTCTACTTTCTGTTATTTAAATTTGCTATTGTTGCAGTTCCAGCGGGAGGGATTATGGTAATGTTGCCTGTTCTTGAGAAGTATCTTAAATTCTCCCCAGAGATGCTTTCATTAATTACAGCATTGTATATAGTGTTTGACCCAGTAATAACTTCAGCAAATGTTATGGGTAACGGTGCGTTCACTATGATGTTTACAAAGCTCTATGATAAGCTTAAGTGA
- the ubiG gene encoding bifunctional 2-polyprenyl-6-hydroxyphenol methylase/3-demethylubiquinol 3-O-methyltransferase UbiG, protein MSDVISVASDHAGYELKSEIKAYLETLDYTVIDRGCTAEQKSVDYPDYAAEVVEDITNKKANYGILICGTGLGMSTVANRFEGIYAALCNSVEIAKLAREHGNANILCLGAGFTASGLAKDIVKQFLETEFSKESRHKERLDKLSNISKKKNTKTYNEDEISKFAKIAGEWWNENGKFKPLHMMNPVRVSYIVEKIKELKKCDLKELSLLDVGCGGGILSESMARIGISVAGIDVCEENIKVAQSHAKKVGLNIEYTHTSIEELSNDKKYDVVLLMEVVEHVDNLEFFMKKAIELLKPEGLIFISTINRTIKSFCLAIVGAEYILNWLPKGTHNWNKFLKPSEIANHLRENNVTLQDMTGMEYNVIKREWNLTKGVDVNYILCGNVVI, encoded by the coding sequence ATGTCAGATGTGATATCAGTTGCTTCAGACCACGCAGGTTATGAACTAAAATCAGAAATAAAGGCTTACTTGGAAACTTTAGATTATACAGTGATAGACCGTGGATGCACTGCTGAACAAAAGAGTGTAGACTACCCTGACTATGCTGCTGAAGTTGTAGAAGATATAACAAACAAAAAAGCAAATTATGGAATATTAATTTGCGGTACAGGTTTGGGCATGAGTACTGTGGCAAATCGTTTTGAAGGAATCTATGCTGCTTTATGTAATAGTGTTGAGATCGCAAAATTAGCTCGCGAGCATGGCAACGCGAATATACTTTGTCTTGGTGCAGGGTTTACTGCGAGTGGATTAGCAAAAGACATAGTCAAACAATTCCTCGAAACAGAATTTTCAAAAGAAAGTAGACATAAAGAACGCCTTGATAAACTTAGCAATATTAGCAAGAAAAAAAACACAAAAACTTATAACGAAGATGAAATATCAAAATTCGCTAAAATAGCAGGTGAATGGTGGAATGAGAATGGCAAATTCAAGCCATTGCACATGATGAATCCTGTGAGAGTATCATACATCGTTGAGAAAATAAAAGAATTAAAAAAATGCGATTTAAAAGAACTATCATTGCTCGATGTTGGTTGTGGTGGTGGCATTTTGTCAGAGTCAATGGCGCGTATTGGTATTAGCGTTGCGGGAATAGATGTATGTGAGGAAAACATAAAAGTGGCACAGTCGCATGCGAAGAAAGTAGGGTTAAATATAGAATACACACACACTAGCATTGAAGAGCTAAGCAATGACAAGAAGTATGACGTGGTTTTGTTGATGGAAGTGGTTGAACATGTCGATAATTTAGAGTTTTTCATGAAAAAAGCAATAGAGCTGTTGAAGCCAGAAGGGCTAATTTTTATATCGACGATAAATAGAACTATTAAATCCTTCTGTCTTGCAATAGTCGGCGCAGAGTACATATTAAACTGGCTGCCAAAAGGCACACATAATTGGAATAAATTTCTCAAGCCATCAGAAATTGCAAATCATCTAAGGGAAAACAATGTAACACTACAAGATATGACTGGTATGGAATATAATGTAATAAAGCGTGAATGGAACTTGACCAAAGGTGTGGATGTTAATTATATACTTTGTGGAAACGTTGTAATTTGA
- the dnaG gene encoding DNA primase, translated as MDHIDIIKSKLLLSDIVGKKVRLIKRGDSFVGLCPFHNEKTPSFSVSNVKGLYYCFGCSAHGDAFEFISQTEGLSFKEALEKLASVAGVELPTNLSFAKENDKLFSALNLAANWFTQKNQGVVGYLKQRKISLKIIDKFRIGYAPSSGLREYLNSSGIEDKILANVGLINRNSRDYFYDRLMFPIKNIAGKVIGFGGRALSSDQQPKYLNSPESQLFKKRENLYGLNFALSEIRKKQHLFVVEGYMDVIALHQAGISNTVAPLGTAISAEQIKNLWRFAKEISICMDGDSPGCHAAIRIAELVLPILEPGYTLKFVTLPSNKDPYDICNELEYKTEDVLSAFNRSTELHSEYLWHHIIGSNLQNYEKFAPEKYSILEHKFMKYVNAIGNSSIRRYYRDYFYNKVSELRRNFKKLIFNSKATKGEYLYNKSPELIEAEQNQAIILRIAVEFPEILNRPIFFEQFSHFEFTNEMKKLQQCVINMVTNESNFNKEILLQESSVIKFIFEKTSVLNSQLSEKRSAETVWNNIVLRKELNVLQEEKIKARLGGNFDLEERLIEQIKQIEDSIQEMQMEFIQK; from the coding sequence ATGGATCATATAGATATTATAAAGTCAAAATTATTGTTGTCCGACATAGTAGGAAAAAAAGTTAGGTTAATAAAAAGAGGAGATAGTTTTGTTGGACTCTGCCCATTTCATAACGAAAAAACTCCATCTTTTTCGGTCAGCAATGTTAAGGGCTTATATTACTGTTTCGGTTGCTCAGCTCATGGTGATGCGTTTGAATTTATTTCACAAACTGAGGGCTTAAGTTTTAAGGAAGCGTTGGAAAAATTGGCATCTGTTGCAGGTGTTGAGTTACCCACAAACCTCAGCTTTGCTAAAGAAAATGACAAACTGTTTTCAGCACTGAATTTAGCTGCAAATTGGTTTACACAAAAAAATCAGGGAGTTGTAGGTTATTTAAAGCAACGCAAGATTTCACTCAAAATCATAGATAAATTTAGAATAGGTTATGCACCAAGCTCTGGTTTGAGAGAATATTTGAACTCTTCAGGTATTGAAGACAAAATTTTGGCTAATGTTGGGTTGATAAATAGAAATTCTCGTGATTATTTCTATGATCGACTCATGTTTCCTATAAAGAACATTGCAGGAAAAGTTATTGGCTTTGGTGGACGTGCGTTGAGTTCTGATCAACAACCAAAATATTTAAATAGCCCAGAGAGTCAGCTCTTTAAGAAAAGAGAAAATTTATATGGATTAAACTTTGCTTTGAGTGAAATACGCAAAAAACAGCATCTATTTGTTGTTGAAGGATATATGGATGTAATAGCACTACATCAAGCGGGAATTAGCAATACAGTTGCTCCGCTTGGTACCGCAATTTCTGCAGAGCAGATAAAAAATCTATGGAGATTTGCTAAAGAAATTTCTATCTGTATGGATGGCGATAGTCCTGGATGTCATGCTGCTATTCGAATTGCAGAACTTGTTCTACCGATACTGGAGCCTGGATACACATTGAAGTTCGTGACTTTGCCAAGCAACAAGGACCCATACGATATATGCAATGAACTAGAATATAAGACGGAAGATGTACTATCCGCTTTTAACCGCTCAACAGAACTGCACTCTGAATATTTATGGCATCACATAATTGGTAGCAATTTGCAAAATTATGAAAAATTTGCTCCGGAAAAATATTCAATTCTTGAGCACAAATTCATGAAATATGTCAATGCTATCGGTAACAGCAGTATTAGAAGGTATTATAGAGATTATTTTTACAATAAGGTCAGTGAATTAAGAAGAAACTTTAAAAAGCTGATTTTTAATAGCAAAGCAACAAAAGGTGAGTATCTTTACAATAAATCTCCAGAGCTAATTGAAGCAGAGCAAAATCAGGCCATAATTTTGCGTATAGCCGTAGAATTTCCTGAAATCTTGAACCGTCCTATATTTTTTGAGCAATTTTCTCATTTCGAATTTACTAATGAGATGAAAAAATTACAACAGTGCGTAATTAATATGGTAACTAATGAGAGCAACTTTAATAAAGAAATTCTGCTACAGGAGTCTAGTGTTATAAAGTTTATATTTGAAAAAACTAGCGTACTAAATAGTCAATTAAGTGAGAAGAGATCGGCAGAAACTGTCTGGAATAACATAGTATTACGGAAAGAATTAAATGTATTACAAGAAGAAAAAATTAAAGCAAGGCTGGGCGGTAATTTTGACTTAGAGGAAAGGCTAATAGAACAAATAAAGCAAATAGAGGATAGTATACAAGAAATGCAAATGGAATTTATTCAAAAGTAG
- a CDS encoding Na+/H+ antiporter NhaC family protein: MFAFLPLIIFLTLYLGSGTYFSFIGLDNPLHQISPLVCLLPALFFAILFNKNKIQHSVDTLIKGMGNKTTLTVCLIFLLAGAFSTVTQSLGSINVIASLTICFLPAQLLLPGTFLISAFIASAIGTSIGVIALITPIAVNLAQNGAFDCAVGVGAVIGGSMFGSNLSMISDTTIAATSSQGASVKDKIKLTFKTGSVTGLIILIYLVIISNSTEVVSISSLNYLSIVKIIPYISLIIMGLFEINTLVTLAVNMVVAGILGIAFFDYSIIDYSHDICRGFNKMNEVMIFILFSSGLSHLMYEYSQKKIDKFTDEVNLTRSQAELMIAGISCMFTILVSSNVVAILLTSNIAKRLAQRYNIAPHRSAYLLEIFTAITKSILPYGSQILLASSIASLSPIAVLTKVYYCFVFAAVAISEIVINGRRHAVLASQLS; the protein is encoded by the coding sequence GTGTTTGCATTTCTCCCTCTCATTATTTTTTTAACCTTATATCTTGGTAGTGGTACTTATTTTTCCTTTATAGGACTTGACAATCCTCTTCATCAAATTTCACCGTTAGTTTGCTTATTACCAGCATTATTTTTTGCTATTCTATTCAATAAAAACAAAATTCAGCATAGCGTTGATACTCTTATAAAAGGTATGGGGAATAAAACTACTCTTACCGTGTGTTTGATTTTTCTCCTTGCTGGGGCATTTTCTACTGTTACTCAATCGCTTGGTAGTATAAATGTTATTGCTAGCTTAACTATTTGCTTTCTTCCAGCACAATTATTACTTCCTGGAACGTTTTTAATTTCTGCGTTTATTGCAAGTGCAATAGGCACATCAATCGGAGTTATTGCACTTATAACACCAATAGCTGTGAATCTAGCACAAAATGGAGCTTTTGATTGTGCGGTGGGCGTTGGAGCTGTGATAGGTGGGTCTATGTTTGGCAGCAACCTTTCAATGATATCTGACACCACTATTGCTGCTACTTCTTCACAAGGAGCTTCAGTAAAGGATAAAATAAAACTCACTTTCAAGACAGGATCTGTTACAGGTCTTATAATACTTATTTATCTAGTAATAATTTCAAATAGTACAGAAGTTGTTTCTATCTCAAGTCTGAATTATTTATCCATAGTCAAAATTATCCCTTATATATCTTTAATAATTATGGGTTTATTTGAAATAAACACACTGGTAACATTAGCTGTTAATATGGTTGTTGCTGGAATATTAGGAATAGCTTTTTTTGATTATTCTATTATTGATTATTCTCATGATATATGTAGGGGTTTTAATAAGATGAATGAGGTAATGATATTTATTCTTTTCAGTAGTGGATTAAGCCACTTAATGTACGAATACAGTCAGAAAAAGATAGATAAATTCACCGATGAGGTGAATCTCACAAGAAGTCAAGCTGAACTTATGATTGCAGGAATATCATGTATGTTTACTATTTTAGTTTCCAGCAATGTTGTTGCTATTTTATTAACTAGTAATATTGCGAAAAGACTTGCACAAAGATATAACATTGCACCACACCGTAGTGCGTATTTATTAGAAATATTTACTGCGATCACAAAAAGTATCTTACCTTATGGTTCTCAAATATTGCTAGCAAGCAGCATTGCCTCTCTTTCACCTATTGCTGTACTGACAAAAGTATATTATTGTTTTGTTTTTGCAGCAGTTGCAATAAGTGAAATAGTTATTAACGGCAGACGTCATGCGGTTTTAGCTTCTCAACTATCATAA
- a CDS encoding ferredoxin family 2Fe-2S iron-sulfur cluster binding protein, producing the protein MPSITFILPDGSKKSYEATEGETLLNLAHRSDPDLLEGACEGSLACSTCHVIVDPKFYDVVETHNPISDEENDMLDLAFGLTETSRLGCQIKITKDIDGLCITVPRGTRNISLDK; encoded by the coding sequence ATGCCATCCATTACTTTTATTTTACCTGATGGAAGTAAGAAAAGTTATGAAGCTACAGAGGGAGAAACTCTTCTTAATTTAGCCCATAGAAGTGATCCAGATCTGCTTGAAGGTGCATGTGAAGGTTCTCTTGCTTGCTCTACATGCCATGTGATTGTTGATCCAAAATTTTATGATGTTGTAGAAACACATAATCCTATATCTGATGAGGAGAATGACATGCTGGATCTAGCTTTCGGTTTAACAGAGACATCGAGGCTTGGATGCCAAATAAAAATCACAAAAGATATTGACGGTTTGTGCATAACCGTGCCCAGGGGTACAAGAAATATATCATTAGATAAATAA
- a CDS encoding cytochrome c-type biogenesis protein: protein MRIVISLLFTLIFHLSINAFTLDDKLRDESMEERASSLFAVIKCPVCSGELLSESESQVAYGMRKTIRKKISDGYTNEQIVSELKNSYGDSIIIVPPVKSSTYILWFIPFIILLIGCFLIRKSVQKIDKVVKR from the coding sequence ATGAGAATAGTAATTAGCTTACTTTTTACATTGATATTCCATTTAAGCATAAATGCTTTTACTTTGGATGATAAACTAAGAGACGAAAGCATGGAAGAGCGAGCAAGTAGCTTATTTGCAGTAATAAAGTGTCCAGTATGCTCTGGTGAATTATTATCCGAATCTGAGTCTCAAGTTGCATATGGTATGCGTAAGACAATTCGCAAGAAGATCAGTGATGGATATACTAACGAGCAAATAGTTTCAGAGTTAAAAAATTCTTATGGAGATTCAATTATCATTGTACCACCTGTAAAATCTAGTACCTACATTTTATGGTTTATTCCTTTTATAATTCTTCTTATTGGATGTTTTCTAATACGAAAATCAGTTCAGAAAATAGATAAGGTAGTAAAAAGATAA
- a CDS encoding UvrD-helicase domain-containing protein: MRSNAINPNFSVWVSASAGTGKTKILIDRVLRLLLENKRNILCLTFTNAAANEMEDRIYSTLSKWAICPEGILVADLEQLAQCVTRENKDYLTRARRLFSELENLGLNIQTIHAFCYKLISSFPTEAGIAPNCTLSECKELHSIVFEKTLHNETVQDDINIIAAEIDENKLSDLLYTLCIKRSALENNLGYIKDKLSAPDKIHDLQSETIEQIKRLAKILSEGSKRDQSYSAILYDWCNSTKSSVPNVVIPVLDTGIQKKRNMDPSVKHWDDNKIENLAKVFLKSESYEKKSISSIITKGALEKFEDVEQMIESIQNALFTHVKDINSYQIFARTSSLLSIFKVYVDLYNSEKSKNALLDYDDIINLATNLLSNPGYKDWILFNLDQKIDHILVDEAQDNSISQWKIITNLCNEFFTGGDEKRTLFVVGDVKQSIYRFQGANPHLFNYMQQYFHTKTGGRDWVSCQLEKSFRSTPEVLMLVDRIFNNFREEISFNDNKIKHIPYRENDQGYIEIWPLLPGYEEEEQQALQIHLTQRKDYVVKDRLLAQAIAQRIHNWLNEGRILVAKDRHIEPRDIMILVRQRNALVDYIISELKKVNVPVIGRDYFRIMDYIAVQDLIALAEFLLLQANDLALANVLKSPLFNFTEDDLFNIAYDRKEQSLWEKLQDYQEIISNELNYLINLSQTESPLTLFTHILRTGKKKFAARLGLECFEILDEFMNLILQFEHPSLQAFVQWIKENNPEIKNDMQSELNAVRIMTIHKSKGLQAPIVFLVDTNTVPRNSENILFDATEAPFWCGKNSNAYCNQVKREKKLEDYNEYLRLLYVALTRAEDELYILGKEPVQKGSWYDLVIQYGALYERKKLYLQPIFKEKVEVLCMNANYPSIYKKRDYFDVPVISPPSNLSISLQHVTLEPGEKKPLSSTGMTDENAGMTKRSIGMTDSYARGLIIHSILQYMPQIEKDRRKNWVRKYLDSINTSEDKDEIYSKILTFNEKYDYLFDLEGKSEILLSGTIDGKPVLVRLDRLCITEDKAIIIDYKSHHNVSISSSNEIKKQMLIYKTLVQEVYPDKQVECVVILMEDLTLQSLI; encoded by the coding sequence ATGAGATCAAATGCCATAAATCCTAACTTCTCTGTATGGGTAAGTGCATCAGCTGGTACAGGTAAAACAAAGATCTTAATAGACAGAGTATTAAGACTTCTATTAGAGAATAAGAGAAATATTCTCTGCTTAACATTTACCAATGCTGCAGCAAATGAAATGGAGGATCGCATTTACAGTACACTTAGTAAGTGGGCAATATGTCCAGAGGGTATATTGGTCGCAGATTTAGAACAATTAGCCCAGTGTGTGACCAGAGAAAATAAAGATTATTTAACAAGAGCAAGAAGGCTTTTTTCTGAACTGGAAAATCTTGGTCTTAATATTCAAACTATACACGCCTTTTGTTACAAATTAATCTCCAGCTTTCCTACAGAAGCTGGTATCGCTCCAAATTGTACGTTGAGCGAATGTAAAGAATTGCATTCCATCGTATTTGAAAAAACGCTTCATAATGAAACTGTGCAGGACGATATAAATATCATTGCAGCTGAAATTGATGAAAACAAGCTGAGTGATTTGCTCTATACCTTATGTATAAAGAGATCAGCTCTAGAAAATAATTTAGGGTATATCAAAGATAAACTAAGTGCCCCAGATAAGATTCACGATTTACAGAGTGAAACGATTGAGCAGATAAAAAGATTAGCTAAAATATTAAGTGAGGGCAGCAAAAGAGATCAGAGTTACAGTGCGATACTTTATGATTGGTGTAATAGCACAAAATCGTCCGTACCAAATGTTGTCATCCCAGTGCTTGACACTGGGATCCAGAAAAAAAGAAATATGGATCCCAGTGTCAAGCACTGGGATGACAACAAGATAGAGAACTTAGCTAAAGTATTTCTCAAATCAGAATCGTACGAAAAAAAGAGCATATCATCCATTATAACAAAGGGTGCTTTGGAAAAATTTGAAGACGTAGAGCAAATGATAGAAAGCATTCAAAATGCATTGTTTACCCATGTAAAGGATATAAATTCTTATCAAATATTCGCAAGAACCAGTAGTTTACTTAGTATATTTAAAGTATATGTTGATCTATATAATAGTGAAAAATCAAAGAATGCACTGCTTGATTATGATGATATCATCAATTTAGCAACAAATCTCCTTAGCAATCCAGGCTATAAAGATTGGATATTGTTTAATCTAGATCAAAAAATAGACCACATTCTTGTTGACGAGGCACAAGACAATAGTATCAGTCAATGGAAAATTATAACAAATCTCTGCAATGAATTTTTTACCGGTGGTGACGAAAAGAGAACTTTATTCGTTGTTGGCGATGTAAAACAATCAATTTACAGATTTCAAGGAGCAAATCCCCATCTATTTAATTACATGCAGCAATATTTTCACACGAAAACCGGTGGCAGAGATTGGGTATCATGTCAACTTGAAAAGTCATTTCGCTCAACTCCAGAAGTTTTGATGCTTGTAGACAGAATATTTAACAATTTTCGTGAAGAAATATCTTTCAATGATAACAAGATAAAACATATTCCATATAGAGAAAACGATCAAGGATACATTGAAATTTGGCCGTTATTGCCAGGATATGAAGAGGAAGAGCAGCAAGCCTTACAAATTCATTTAACACAGAGGAAAGATTATGTAGTAAAGGATCGATTACTTGCTCAGGCAATAGCCCAAAGAATTCACAATTGGTTAAACGAAGGGCGGATTTTAGTCGCCAAAGATCGCCATATAGAACCAAGGGACATTATGATTTTGGTACGGCAACGAAATGCGCTAGTTGACTACATAATAAGTGAACTAAAAAAAGTAAATGTACCAGTTATAGGCCGAGATTATTTTAGAATTATGGATTACATAGCTGTGCAAGACTTAATAGCTTTAGCTGAATTTTTGCTCCTCCAGGCAAATGATCTTGCTCTTGCAAATGTTTTAAAATCACCGCTATTTAACTTCACTGAGGATGATTTATTCAATATTGCATACGATCGTAAAGAACAGTCGTTGTGGGAAAAACTTCAAGATTATCAGGAGATTATCTCTAATGAATTAAACTATCTAATTAATTTATCTCAGACAGAATCCCCCCTTACACTATTCACGCATATATTGCGCACAGGCAAGAAGAAATTTGCTGCAAGGCTAGGTCTTGAGTGCTTCGAGATTCTAGACGAATTTATGAACCTCATATTGCAATTTGAGCACCCATCTCTTCAAGCATTTGTTCAGTGGATCAAAGAAAATAATCCTGAGATTAAAAACGATATGCAATCAGAACTCAATGCTGTACGAATAATGACAATTCATAAATCAAAAGGTCTACAAGCTCCAATAGTGTTTTTAGTTGACACAAATACAGTACCAAGAAACAGCGAAAATATTTTGTTTGATGCAACGGAAGCACCTTTTTGGTGTGGCAAAAATAGTAATGCTTATTGTAATCAAGTAAAAAGAGAGAAAAAACTAGAGGATTATAACGAATATTTGCGTTTGCTGTACGTGGCACTTACGCGTGCTGAAGATGAGTTATACATTTTAGGCAAAGAGCCAGTGCAAAAGGGCTCTTGGTATGATCTAGTTATTCAATATGGAGCATTATATGAGAGGAAAAAACTATACTTACAGCCGATATTTAAAGAAAAAGTTGAAGTGCTATGCATGAATGCAAACTACCCTTCTATTTATAAAAAACGTGATTATTTTGATGTTCCAGTGATTTCACCTCCATCAAACCTATCAATTTCATTGCAGCACGTGACTCTGGAACCTGGAGAAAAAAAGCCATTGTCAAGCACTGGGATGACAGATGAGAATGCTGGAATGACAAAAAGGAGCATTGGGATGACAGACAGCTATGCAAGAGGCTTAATAATTCACAGTATATTGCAATATATGCCCCAGATAGAGAAAGACAGGAGAAAAAATTGGGTCAGGAAATATCTTGATAGCATAAACACTAGTGAAGATAAGGATGAAATTTACAGCAAAATATTAACCTTTAATGAAAAATATGATTACCTGTTCGACTTGGAGGGCAAATCAGAAATTCTACTTAGTGGAACAATTGACGGAAAACCAGTATTAGTGCGGCTAGACAGACTGTGCATAACAGAAGACAAAGCAATCATAATTGACTATAAATCACACCATAATGTTTCTATTTCCTCATCAAATGAAATAAAAAAGCAAATGTTGATCTATAAAACCTTAGTGCAAGAAGTCTACCCAGATAAGCAGGTAGAGTGTGTGGTTATTTTGATGGAAGATTTAACCTTACAATCTTTGATCTAA
- a CDS encoding 4-(cytidine 5'-diphospho)-2-C-methyl-D-erythritol kinase, which yields MESFCVKAPAKINLFLHIINREERGYHLIESLVVFAKLSNFLEIKVGEKNFRYDNSTVEFVNSEFRINYRYNTITKAVILLLRHAPVRTKVTVKVVKNVPIAAGFGSGSSDAGAVIRMLGELWNIDRQILNDIALSVGADVPASIDSKPVFVRGVGEELCPIKQCSLPTSLVLVKPKKKFLNTSEVFSKYKEDFSQPIKWSDNTEENLLELLKETKNDLQEAAISLVPEIQNVISTLESQEGSILSRMSGSGVACFGMFDSEESAKAAAANIKKEYPEWWVCDTELIV from the coding sequence ATGGAAAGTTTTTGTGTAAAGGCTCCTGCAAAGATCAATCTTTTTTTACATATTATAAATAGAGAAGAAAGAGGGTATCATTTAATTGAAAGTTTGGTTGTCTTTGCTAAACTTTCTAATTTTTTAGAGATAAAAGTAGGAGAAAAAAACTTTAGATATGATAACTCTACAGTTGAATTTGTAAATTCTGAGTTTAGAATAAATTATCGATATAATACTATAACGAAAGCAGTGATTCTACTGCTTAGGCATGCTCCTGTACGCACTAAAGTCACTGTGAAGGTTGTAAAAAATGTACCAATTGCTGCGGGATTTGGTAGTGGTTCCTCAGATGCTGGAGCTGTGATACGCATGCTAGGAGAGCTTTGGAACATTGATAGGCAAATTTTAAATGATATAGCTTTAAGCGTTGGTGCTGATGTGCCTGCAAGTATAGATAGTAAGCCAGTTTTTGTCAGAGGTGTTGGTGAGGAATTATGCCCCATTAAACAATGCTCTTTACCCACAAGTCTGGTACTTGTGAAACCGAAAAAAAAGTTTTTGAATACATCAGAAGTATTTTCCAAGTATAAAGAGGATTTCTCTCAGCCAATTAAGTGGAGTGATAACACTGAGGAGAATTTGTTAGAGCTTCTTAAAGAGACAAAAAATGACCTGCAAGAAGCAGCAATAAGTCTTGTACCTGAAATTCAGAATGTAATATCAACACTAGAGTCACAAGAAGGCTCTATACTTTCTCGTATGTCAGGTAGTGGTGTAGCGTGTTTTGGAATGTTTGATAGTGAAGAAAGTGCAAAAGCTGCAGCGGCAAATATCAAAAAGGAATATCCAGAATGGTGGGTGTGCGACACGGAATTAATAGTTTGA
- a CDS encoding Mth938-like domain-containing protein, whose amino-acid sequence MPLISKKKNLIDGYREERFWVNNQEYHSSIIIFPEKVIELKESDINNKEYFKSFLTEEIEILIIGTGKIRDCSMKSYLMEQKNLNFEFMTTGSACRTHNVLISEDRFVVSYLIAC is encoded by the coding sequence ATGCCCTTAATTTCCAAGAAGAAAAATCTTATAGATGGTTACAGGGAAGAAAGATTTTGGGTAAATAATCAAGAATATCATAGCTCAATTATAATTTTTCCTGAAAAGGTGATTGAATTGAAAGAAAGTGATATAAATAACAAGGAGTATTTTAAATCTTTTTTGACAGAGGAAATAGAGATTTTGATAATAGGTACTGGTAAGATACGCGATTGTTCAATGAAGTCTTATCTTATGGAGCAAAAGAATTTAAATTTTGAATTTATGACGACGGGTTCTGCATGCAGAACCCATAACGTTTTAATATCTGAAGATAGATTTGTTGTCAGTTATCTGATAGCATGTTAG